The Chroicocephalus ridibundus chromosome 8, bChrRid1.1, whole genome shotgun sequence genome includes the window AATGTCCCAAACCCACCAATGCCTTTGGTCTGAAAAAAGACTCAACTAAGTCTGAAAAAAGAAGCAACTGAGCTTCTTCCAAGACACAAGGTAGCAGAGGGAGAATAGCCATTGACTGCTTCAGCTGGGAAGGTCAGGTAGACAATTTCCACGCATGGTATGAAAGTGCTGAGTATCTTCATCAGACATAAatgtggggagagagaaaaagtacAAGGATTGTGCTGGAGAAACTGACAGTGGATTCAAAAATGGTaacaaggtgattttttttaagcctctgtCACACTATTTAATTAGTCTCTGAATCCTCCCCCAATAATATGAGGCCCATTTGTACAACCCTCCTGCTAGGCCGCTCACACTTAGCCGAATAGACACATTGATAAGATGGGATTCATCACACCAACCTTCCCCACGCTCATGAATGCAGACCTGCTTGCACAGATGGATGATATGTTCAGCCCTGCCCTTCTAGATTGACACCACCATGGTTTTCCCAGTGGGTATATGTCTTTCCTCTTTTTGGCATGAAGAAACTGTTTTTCACTGGtccctggttttattttcatgtttgtcTATAGGAAGCAGGCAGTCTCAGATACAGCTGTTGCTGCAGCAGGCTTATCTTAGTGAAAaatcctgctgtggttttgcaagtgttttaattaatgtaaattattttactaCACTTTACTACTGATAGCATGTAATTATCCCCCCACAGGTATATATTTAGCTAACCAGCAGGCTGATCAAAGACCTACAAAATAAGGTACTTTTGCAACTGATGCTAGATACAAGCAAAGGCCAGCAGGATGGGACAAAAGAAGGGAGGAATTCCCCCTCCCCAGTCCTAAACACAGGGCTCAAATTTTACCACTTGAAAAGATAATCATAACATTAACTTACACATTTTATCAGAGGAGCATGAAGATGCATCGATCCTCAAGTgctgtgaaggagaaaagaaCTGTGCACATGCTAAACTACTAATCATTGGTAAGCGATCTCCTTTGTAAAGTGTTTTGAGGTTGACTAAGGAAAATGGCTCTGTAATAACACAGAGCACGCAATCCGCTTACAATCATAGGTTAATTCTCTCAACTGCTTTTGCTGGGTCAATCCCTAGGTATTATTATCTATGCAAGGCAATTCACCATTTTCCTGAGGAAGTCTGGACATGGAAGAGATTCCAAACTCCACACCCCTTTCTCATCCTATTCCAGTGCAAGCACATTTTTAGATGAATGAGGTTGAGACCTCCGCTGAGCAGCTGCACTGCTCTCACCACATCAAAGCGTTCATACAATTAAAAAACAGCGGATTGGATCAAGCTACCTGGGACCACAACTTTTCTCTAAATTACCAGTTGATAAAACACGCGTCTCTCCATTGACCTTCTGGAAATGCTGGTAGCCCatgatttctctttctccttaatGGCTGCGGCCACTTTACCTGTGCTGGTGGGAAAACatcaaattgaaataaatatttaggaGCCAAGAAGCATCCGATGCCAAACCGCATGTTTCAGAACCGTATCTGTCCACTTGTGTAGGTTTGATCCTTTATTAAAAGCACTGGATGCTTTGTCATCAGTTTCAGTGGACGCAGGATCAGTTAGGTAAATCCTCGTCTCTTGACCTTCTTGAAGGCCACTCTGTGCTACTTTACACACCTATGGACACCGTGTCTGCGTATTGCTATAGTATCCCTGAGCACCAGTCCCAGCTGAGACCCTGAGTTTTCAAAGGGTGGcacacagaactgaaaaaatgaTCCCATCCTCTGAAATCTTACAGTCTGAGGGAGGTTGTGTTATGCTTCTTACTTCTTCTTTTCAGCAACTTTAATGAAGGGTGTTACTTAACTTTTCAGGCCACAACCGAATCTTTGGCCTGAAAGCTGCAATATTATGTGTCACTATTGCTACCGGAAAAAGGAAACCTCTTTCGTATCTATTGACGTCTTTTGCAAAATACTCTGGGTATTTTGAATTATGTGCTCCCTATTATTTCCATGCCATTACTTATAAACTTCACAGCATTTTCTAGAGGGGTCTTCAGTAAGATGAAAACCTCAGGGCAACACTCCattaggcttttatttttgtaggtTGGGTTAAACCTTCTTGAAACTGGTAGGTTTAACTGCGCTCCTTTATTTAGGGCAGCTGAAGGAGACATTAAGTCTATTTCCACCCACAATGCAAGATTGCTCGAGTACCTGAAGGCTCTGGGAGGACAGTTTCGGGTAGgatattaaaaggaaagaaggttATGTGTGGATGGACAATACAGTTCAGAtggaggaggagacagagagCATATTGAAACAGGCAGGGAACGGAAACTTCAAACAGCCTGAACAATCATTGATATAAAACCTGGACTGAATACAGAAACAGGGATTTGGGGTCACATTGCTGCCTGGAGCAGGTTTGGAGCTACAAGCAAGGAAACTGGCTCTCAACTGcgtgttttcttctgtgttcaggAAAGGAAGACTGTGAGCATTCTTgtaagcaaacagaaatacaTCAAAAATACCTTTCTTCATCACTCGCCCTCCCATCTGGATCAACCAACAGGACCCTGAATTTTGGCCAGCACCGTGGGTCAAAGGGAGGAAATGTGTGCTGCAAAACCTCCTGCACATCTGTACCATTTAGCTCTTCCTGCTTGGTTCCGGATTAAGATGGCATAAAGAcaacagctctgctcctctcttgCTCTACCAGCACGTGCAGTTCAGCCCACCGTTTGGGCCACTGCTGTCTCTAATTGCATTGGAGATGGATCCTTGTTATCGACTTCCATTCCTACCATAACAAACCAAATTCCCCCAGACCTTGCTATTAGCGGTTTGAGCAACTTTATTTGttcttctgctctgcagggaaCTCCTTAAAACAAGACACCCGCCATTGGCTGTTTTTCCTGCAGGTGAATTAATCTGCCTTGCATGAGTAATCCTACTTAAAAGAATAGGTTGCCTTGCAAGAATGAGGGAAGCAAGTTTGAAGCATGCTTTTATGCAAGTACTGTAAAAGGCCACATAGTAGTTCATCAGGGGACGCTTCAGCAATAAAATGACAGTTACCGGTAAAGtccaataataaaataaagactaATTTAATAAAGGGATTTTTAACCCATTTAGCAAGGACTAAATTTGGAGTCCTTTCTTCAAGTGATCAGGCACACTATCCTTTCCTAATCCTACTTTCTGTTaataagtaaaagaaagaaataggtgGTAATctattccttctgcttttatttttgtgttatggGACAGCACTATtcaatgtaaataaattaatttcagtaaaatagTAGGTGAAGCTAGACAAGTAGAGCAGCCTCTGAAAAAAATGCGTTACAGAGTAGCGTATCTCTTGAGACAACAGAAGTCACATGCCTCAACTCATATAATACCAGGTAACACAAACCCTACAGGTTATAATGCAAGAATCCTGCAGTGGCAGGAGGGAGCCACGTGGAATAAGACTCGGCGACCTAAGAGAAGTAAAAGCTGCAGAGACTAGGGTTTATGTAggagccccgtgtcccccttCAGCGTCCTTAATTTAGTCTTCAGCGTCTCTGATCCATCCTAACAGTCCTCTGTGGGATGGAAATTTAATGTCTAGGAAATCTGGGGTCCAGGCTGACCTGTCCGAAACAGCGGTGGATGGCTGCTCCCTGTTTACTGCTGTATCACTTTGCTTTCCACATTCGGCACAATAAACGTCAACAAAACCTGACACTATTTTATGAACCTGAATGATAAGATTTAAAACCTCTAGAGGTCGGGCTAATGGAGAGCATCTTTCCAGCAGCTGCATTCTGCTGAGTGCGAGTGACACCTGCTGGGTCCTCTTCCCCATAGCCCACCCTCGTCCCACCACGGCGTTTTACCTGCCTAGGATGGTCCTTCTCGGGCCGGTGTGCACTAAATCCTCCAGAAAGACACGTGGGAACACGAAATACATCTAAGGTGGCTCTTTCCTGTTGCAGGAAGGCAAAAGTTGTCTTTATCTGCACATTACCTCCTCCACCACTCTGGTTATGCAGGTTTGCTTCTACCAGGTATTGAGGACCAGCCTCTTCTTTTGCCTTTGACATCCTTGCAGAGTTGCTGTAGTAAAATGCAGCATATTCCCACCGGGAAAAGTCCCGAGTGGGCACTGAAATGGGACCACACTATACGTTACTCATCTGTCACCTAACCCCTGTGAAAAATGCAGTCTAACATTCCTCCTCTCGCCTTGAAGCCACCCAGGAAGACTGCAGGAGAGGGCAGGTGACCCCTGGAAGAGGTCCGAGAAGCCCTCACTTCTTACGTTACAATATATGATCACAAATTAAAACGTACGTTGCAGCATATCCTATCTGTGAATGCACATTTACAGTGTTAAGAGTTGCAACTTCTTCTGAACACAGTAGAAAAGGTGCATTTGTGGGACACCAGCAGCCCCcaaaaggctgctgctgaagtctTGTCACAACGCCGACGAAGAtttgtgaatttttctttctcttttattttctcaccATCTGCAGCCCCGGCAAACGCTTGCACCCAACAACATGAAACGTAGGCGGGGACACTGCAAGGCGCTGGCCTGCCCTGGGGCACTGGAGGACACCAGGCATGAGTCGCCTGATGTCCCTTGAAGAGGGTCCCGGCCGCTGAGGAGACCTGCTGGAGCAAGACAAACCAGGAAAACCCCTCAGCCCTGTGACAGGGCCCCACACGCAGAGCCCTCGATGCAGTGCCCGTGGCAACCGAGGCAGCGTGTGCAGCCCCCACAGGGGAACCGACCGCCTCGGGTGAGGAGACGGGACGGGGACGAGGCGACGCGGGCGTCAACCCCTCCTCAGCGGCCCCGTCGCGAGAGGAGAACGGCGcggcccagcccgccccgcccAACATGGCGCCAAGCCCTGGCCACCCGCCCCAACATCCGGGTTCCCGcccgaccttcctcccgtcagcctcagcggcgccgcccgccccttCCCGCCTTCCCCCGCGGCGGCGCAGGGCAGCAGCGGCAAGATGGCGCAGCCGCCGGGTGAGTGCGGCCGGCCGCCAAGGTGACCGcggctccctcccttcccctctcccctctgacCGGGCTGTGTCTCTCTCTGTGCCGCAGTTCCCCTCAAGGACATGAAGCTGCTGGACGTGAAGCTGGGCCAGCTGCCCACCTGGCTGGCCATGAGAGACTTCACCCCCGGCGGCATCGTGGGGGCCGTGCGAAGAGGtgaggggggctgagggggacccgccgcagcccctcggccggcggggagctggagggtgTGAATCCCTTCTCCTGAGGGAGCGAGGCAGgtgcacaagaaggacagggacctgctggagcgggtccagaggaggccacggaggtgctgggagggctggagcccctttgctgtgaggacaggctgagagagctgggggggttcagcctggagaagagaaggctccggggagaccttactgtggccttccagtacttgaaggggctacaggaaagatggggagggactttctAGAAGGGCATGTAGCAGTAGGATGAGTGGTGATGGCTTCAAgttggaagaggagagatttagattagatatcaggaagaaatttttcactctgagggtggtgagcccctggcccagggtgcccagagaagctgtggctgccccatccctggaggggttcaaggccaggttggctggggctttgagcagcctggtctggtgggaggtgtccctgcccagggcagggggtggaactaggtggtctttaaggtcccttccagcccaaaccattctgtgattctatgagtacATGGGCATTTCTGGCTCTGGCAAGAAGGACCCAGCAGTACAGGGGCTGTTTCAGGGTGACTTTTGCTTTCCCAGAACAGTGATACCTGTAGTGTCTTGTTCTCCCATCTGTAAATGTGTTCCTTGCATGGGCCTTATCCTCTAGAGGTTTTCAGTATTCCTTCTTGTATAAAGAGGAAACATGGTGACCTTACTCCTGAGCCTATTTGCTGAAAATCTTGAGGTTTCCCAACATcacatgtaaataaaaaaaaaatgcaattgatCCCTAAAGATGCTAAGAAGGGACACAGGGCTTTTATAGATTGCTTGGCAAAGGTTTTGACTGATGCCCTTTGCTATAGATATAGATAAGGCATTCAGGTagatttaaacacaaaatatcaAATGCAAGTATCTACATAAAGTATATGAAAGAATTAAATAATTCTAAAGCAGCTTGAGCTCATGCAAGTCACAATAACGTTTAGGGAAAAACaacatgtggcttttttttcccttctttttttttttttttaaggcttagcGCTAGAAACTTGTGTTCACCTTGCTTAACTAAGACCCAGGTTGCCTTCTCTTAGACTTGCTTCTGAGACCCTCAGGTGTTTCATTACAATCAATTTCTTGAAGTTCTGTGAAACCAAACTGCTTCTTTCTAACAGAGAAAACTATGCAATTCACTGGGCTTTTACGAAAACAACTTGTCTCCTACACAGGTTATGACAGATACTACAATAAATATATCAATGTAAAGAAAGGGGGCCTGGGTGGTATTTCCATGGTGCTTGCTGGTTACGTTGTCATCAGCTACATCTGGAGCTACAGTCACCTGAGTAAGTAAAAGCAGTATGTATGGCTGAGTGTATAGTGCAGCTTGGAAGATTGCTTGGGGCAATAAAAACAAttaatctgctgctgcttttagaaataaaatgaaggacTGTGCTAACCATTGCTGCTTGAATCTGAGATTGTGGGCAAGCAAACTTCTTTTAGCCATGAATGCTTTTAGTAAGTTATCAGATCACTGACATTTGCTTGTCGATGAAGAAAACTTAGATCTTGTTGCCTGTCTGACCCGACAGTACTTAGAAACTACATGCTTAGATTTCTTTTAGAGTGCTTTCTTCCCTGTAATTCCAGgtgtggtatttttttcttgtgacttcagtgaaattaacTTGCTTTACTTTGAATTATATAGAACATGACCGCCACAGGAAGTACCACTGAAGTGTGAAGGTGCAGCTCTTTAACAGATGGGCTCCTGGAACAGTTACCCTGACAGAAGACATCAGAAGTATTCATACTAAGATCTGTACCATTATGACCAATAATAAAGTGCATACACTTTACATTTACTGAGCTGACACTCTCATAACTGATCTGTTAATTGTACTGTGCAAGTTGAGTTTGTCATCTTTAAGAGTTTCCACCCTCAAGGATACGCTCAGAGATGGTTGGGAAAGCGTCTGCCCCTTGGGTTGCATTATGAACTGGGGAAGCTATTATAATTCATTCCTATTTAACTGTTTGATAAAAGTAAAAAGCATTGTGGTGCTTCTTAATAGCTGTTATGTACAGGTTGGACAACTAGCTGAAAGGatataatattttgattttaaagaacAGTACCTGAGCTTTAGGTGGCTTGGTGTGGCCACATTTCTGATTctcacctggggactgcaggtaTTTTGGGCAGTTTTCCATCATTGCAGAGCGCTGCCTCAGATGGGGCTGGTTTAGCTTTACAGAGGTTTGCAACTCTCTTTCTGCCACAGGGATTCTAAGGCTTCTTACCTCTGATATCTCTTTCCTGTCAAAACTCTACCCACTTTAATTCCTAAAAGAAGCTGCAAAGTTGTTCTGAATGGGTAAAAGCTTAAGAGACCTTTAACATAACTAAGGTCCATGAAGTTAAGCATAAGGAAAACTTTTGCTTCTTGACTTTCAGTGCAGTGGGGAGAAGTTTAACAGCAGACACTGTGCATAAGCACAGCTGAAAAGAGCATTGGTGGGTTTGGCCCCAGCCGCTGCCCTTCCTCGCGTGCCCCTCTAAGCAAGCACGTCCCACTGCCACAACGCTCCCTGTCCAGGCCTGCGACTGCAGCGGGGCACTGCAGGTACAGCCTGCGGTATCCTTTTCTGAATAGCAGGGAGAACAAAAACCGCTTGTTACGGGATAAGAAGAATCTCTCAAGAGCTTCAGTGGTTAACAGGGAGGCTTTCACTTTTGGAAAACATCTGTTCAGGTAGCAAAGACCTGAACGCGACAGGGAAGGCAGCCAGACACCAGAGTGTTGCAGTTCCCTTTCCACGTGCCCAGTTAGGCGCAGATCTTGTGTGGCCGCCGTTCAGCCTCTGGGGGCACAACACGCTACAAAAAAAGTGTCTGATGGTCTGTCATACCACTGTCGCTTACAGTTGAAACTTCTATTGTGACTGACTCCGACTCTCCACAGGGAAATAACCGCAGTCATTCAAACCAACATAGGCTCTCGTCACTTCTCTTAATCTAGTCATATTatcttgttcttaaaaaaaaaaaaaaagaaattcacagcCAGCTTTTTCCATCAGtacatttcaataaaaacaaagtataaaGCCAGTCAGCAAATGAGAGATGGGTTAGAATCAATAAGGCTCATATTGTgggtgcaatttttttttttttttaattcacattttatcATTGGCCCTTTTGAAATTGTCTTCGCACAAAATGAATGGGGCTTGGCTTGCAAAAATTGCTCTCAGAAGAACGCTCTACCGCTTCTAAAAGCAGTGCTCCATAAGAATATACATCTCCACTCCTTGATCTTCTCTAGGCTATGGAAATACCTGCTCAGTGTGAGCTGGACGACAGGGGGGGCTGAGCCAAGGCTCTTCTATTCCTGCTCTTCAAGCCATGTTcatttccctcctcgctttttgcaaatggaaaatgaGCACAGCTGCCGCTTTCCTACAATCATCGTTCTGCATTGTTTGGCTAACCACAGAGATGCCAATTTATTCTCCCCTTGATCGGTTCTCACCCAGAAGATTAATTTCTAACCTTCAGTATAGCAAGaagcacagaaacaaagcaagtGGACGAGAGTTTTACAGCCTGATGTAGGTGATGCATTAAGTCAGCCACCAGGACGAGCTTACCGACTACAACAGGCTGGACCAGGGAACACAACTTTGCTTTTTATGAGCTACAGGACAGCAGAATCCCTGCATCCTCACTGAAGGGAAGGCATTTCAAGTATTAGTTTTCCCAACCAGTCTTCCTGCTTCCACAGGGAGGGCTGAAACGCTGCAGGTTCTCCAGAGAGAAGTGGCAGAAGGAAAACACTTTAAAGAAACACTGGCGTTAAGATGCGGTTACGTAGAGCGCTGCACCGGTGAGGGGTTTGCAAATCTATTGGCTTTTAGATCTACCTTTCAGCAGGGCTCAATGAAAATAGGCGGAGgccaaaatctattttaaaaaggttaaaacataaaaaaaaccccaaacacacacttGTGGACAATTACAAAAATGTTGCTTAGCAGCAGCCAGCCTCTGACCAGTTCTTTCAGTAATGGCATTAAAAAACAACCTGATTAATAGTTCAAGACATAGTGCTGGGCAGAAACCTTTGCTCAGTGTGTAATAGCTCCCTTGCACTCTTTGTTCTGCTCTGTCACTGTCCACTGAGAAAGGCCAGATGTCCTTTGGTGCATCTGTTGGCATAATGACCTTTTTCACCACactaaaagagaaagagagagaggaattaTTACACAGTtacaggtattttttcctctagctGCTTTTGTTAAGGTAGCTGGCAACTGTTCTGATATGGAAGCTTTTACGCATATGGAAGTAGCAACATTTAGCAGATGCAGCGAAACACGGTGTCGCAAGGGACACGATTTATGGGTTATTTCCACTCCTTGGAGGAGAAGCTGCTTCTGTGCTGGGAGCAACCCGACGCCGTGTTATTATAACGCACTACAAAGGAGAGAGCTCTCAGCTCATCGCTACAAACAGTGAAGGGCCGTAACACACAGGGAGAATTTCAACGTTTGAGGCTTCCAAGACTACTCTGTGTGATATGCACTATGTCAGAGATACACAAGGACTCTCCTCTGTCTAATTCAGGATAGCTGATGAGGAAAGTGCGCCTGAACAAGAGATTCACAACTTTGCAGCTTGAAAGTACTCAAGCCCAGTGAGAAATGCCAGTATCTGGTGCAACAGCATTCTCCAGATATATAATTTACTTGCAGCTAAAATAATAAGCAGCTATAAAAGGTTTTCAGTGAAACGGAATTCGGCCACTTACTATCCCTGTCCAATCACAGTAATTTTTACCCAAACAAGCACCTAAGGCACAGAAGTTGGCATGTACAACGATGGAACTGCCAAAACTGATGGGATGCGAAGATTATTTGCCCTTTTCTGGTGGCTAGGTTTGGggcttttgtgaaaaaataaacaaagatggAAACTCAATTGTGTCAAAGTTTTACTGGTGCTCCTCAATGAGCAACCAAGGTGAATAGCCCATTCCTTGGTTTGACAGCAACGATGTGCATTTACAGCTGAAACACTTAACAGCCTTTGCACACTCAATTTCTGTGACTTGCAAGGACCTTCCAGGCtaacaggagagaagaaaatctttctaCAGTCACCAAGCGTAAGCAAATTAACTCCCGAGATAAAACTAATATtaacttttgttttgaaacataCAGTTTGGCAGTCTCCTTTAACTACCACTGTGGTAGGGTTTCCTGTTTATTAGCAGACCAGCACGATCTGTCCTACAGCAGCCTTAATTGTCACAGCAAGTCCACGAGCTGACAAACCAGTGATGCAGAGACCTCATAACTCAATGCTAATTCCCACAAAACGCAATGTCTGTTGAGCAGAGTGCCCGTTTTGTGAGCCTGTTCACACTGTGAAAAAACCTTGTGCAGGACCAACACCCCTCATCACAACAGCCCCTTCCTCTGCCCACAACAAGtcaccagcagcaaagcagcatgaGGTAATCCAGGTGACATGCACTCTGTAATTCTTAAATCTAGcaccctctgctttccctcctcatcccttccctctaAATTACCTTGTAGCAAGTGACCTGCTCCAACGGCCGGGGTCCTCTGTTCCCAGTGTTGTTATTTTGAGACTGCATGACTCCGATGACTTGGGGCGTCCTCTGTTGGTTAGGAGAAGAGTTCTGACTCATTAAGTGCATCGAGGATAGAGACCTTTATGGTTGTTAtttgttaaaaagggaaaagcgCACCCCACATATCAAATGACCAATTTTCCTCCCAGTCTGTGTGGGTGCTCTGCCAGCTGGAGCACCAGAGAGAAGAAATCAAGCACTGGGGCTTACAAAGCTCAGCGATCCTGCTTTTCTCTGGAAGGCAGATTTAAAGAGTAGGTTTAGGCTGCTAAAATATAATTGTCATCACTGAGAGATGTCACGCAGATGACAAAAACTGGCGGATTGCTGCACAACCACGTATGATGTGCTTCTGTGTAACGTGGGAGCGTTCTGTGACTAGATCTCCATGTAAAGTCGGAGCAATTGTAGGGCTTTCATCACTGCAACCACCCTCAGGGTTGCTCACTGATTAATTCTTGCATAGCACCCTCCCTTCCAGGCAGCGCCCCAAGCAACAGAACTGCCAACAGAACACCCTGGTCCCGGTCCAAGGCAGCAGCAGTCTGTTGTGATCAGACAGTGGACATGAGAGGGCCGGGAGGAGGGGAGTGAAGGGACAGTGCTTTGTGTTCATTAGGATTTGTCTCCGAATTCTTAATTGCAAAAAAGTATCACACCCAGTTGTAAAATAGGAAAGGTTTTCCCTCATTGAATATTTCTCCAAGGCTCTGCAGCA containing:
- the ATP5MF gene encoding ATP synthase subunit f, mitochondrial — its product is MAQPPVPLKDMKLLDVKLGQLPTWLAMRDFTPGGIVGAVRRGYDRYYNKYINVKKGGLGGISMVLAGYVVISYIWSYSHLKHDRHRKYH